The Penicillium psychrofluorescens genome assembly, chromosome: 2 nucleotide sequence GCGTAGAATGGGGGAGAAAGCAAGAATAATAGAGTGGGctgggttgggtggtggagaaccCAGGGGCACCCGGCTGTTTGTTGGTCATCATGATTGCCAGAAAAGAGGATGCCAAGTAGGCTGGCGGCACAACCGGCACTCCTGCGAGCAAACCACCAGCTAAGCAAGGGCAGGGCGCTAGGGGAGGAAGAGTAGTGAAAAAAataaagaagaaggggaaaggaaaaagcACGGTTGATCCCCGAAAGGGGGATTAGGGTGTACGTAGTGAGTGTGGGGAAGGAACCCCTAAAATGAAAAGATGGTGCCGGTGTGGCAAAGAGGTTGGGATATGGAAGTACAAGGAGACGTtgggaggaaaagggaagatCGGCCAAGTGACGCAGTGAGGGACGGGGGGGTGGCgcagaaggaggaagaacacgacggagagaaagacagagGGGCAAGTAGTCGGAGTGTGTACGACGGACTGATTCACTTTACCATCATTTTAACTCAGCTGATCCGCCAGACTAACTGAAACACGTGTACCCCATATCCTACGGCGTCTAGGATAAGGATATTCCACGCTCTTCTTAACAACAGCCCACGGCGATACGCGAACTACTAGAGGATAAGGATATGCGACTCCACGATGAACAATAACACACTACAATACACACGCAACCCCTTCTCAGACTATACCAGTTAACGTTCCCCAGTCACGCCCCGACCATCCGCGGGTGCTCTTGCATCTCAAATGCACCCAAAGGATGTAATGAATTCGAAGGATGCCCATTGACGCTCCCTGGCCACGCATTGGTAACAACATCCACATCGGgatgctcttcttccacggGCTCATCTTGTCGGTTACTGTCCGCCCACCTCAGATTCCTCGGCAGCGTCCGCGAATAGAGTCGATGTCCCACATacaggagaagaaacacCGGGATCCCCGAGTACGTCGTGATCGCTCTCATAGTTCGCGATTCAGACGCAGTGCTCGGAGCGACCGCGTTCAGCCCGCCGAAAACAAGCAGGCCGGCGCTGGCAAGAATTCCAATGATGTAGCCATTGGTTGAATGGCGAATCGGTGTCGGGGAGTAATCTCATTGCGCTTCATTCGCTGGCGAAAGCGGCGGTAGACGATGCAGGAACTCAGCCAGGAAATGTACCCAGAGGTTGTGACGAAGCGGAGCAGCCAGTTGAACACCACCGAACTCGAGCTCATCGCAGACAGAAACGCTACGCCGGTGAACGAGGCAGACGTGGTGACGGCGATCCAGGGAACACCCCAACGATTGCGAGATTGGAGCATCTGGGGTGCATGTCCCAGTTCGGACATGGCACACAAAATGCGCGAGGATTGGTAAAGGAACGACCGACCCGAGGCCACGCACGAGAGAAAAATAGCGATGGTTGCCATCATGGGGAGAACATTGACCTGTGCCGTCTTgaggccgatgacgaagGGGGAAAACCCGGCGCCAGCCCCATTATTGCTCAATTGAGGTTCGTTGAACGGAGCCATCGCGCCCATGGCAACGGCGCTCAAGAAGTATGGGAATGCAGTTTGCAATACATCGGCCCCCGTTCGGGAAGggatgctgctgctctgggGAGCTTGGCCGTTCTCGGTTCGCTTCGTAGCCTCAGTCAACTCGGAGTTCTCAGCGCGGTGCACGATCAACTCGGGCGTGAAAGTGAacgcgacggcggcgtggtgCAGACATTGTAACAAGCCCAAGAATCGTCCCAGAGATCCGTGTGCCAAGTATTCACGCATCGCGCCAGGGTCTCTCCAGTACTTGAACCCCCACTGTTCGTGGCCAGAAGCACCGCCGAGTCCGATCGACAgggagagagcgaggaaTGCAACTATTGTGCCGGCCTTGATGCGAGTGAACAGCACCTCGGACATTTTGATGAATCGTTCAGGGAGAAAGTTGGTCCCGACCACAATGGATGTGATCAGTCCTAAGCGCATGACAACATTGTGACCTGTCTGCCATACGCCGAGGTTGACCATTGCTGTCGTAGTCTGAAAGGGGACCAGCATCGCCATGGAGTACCACCGGAGCATCGCCGTGGCGAATCCCATGCTGCTGGACATGTACAGGTAGCCGTGGGTCACCATGGTCCCGTGTTCCGAAGGCATGTGCGTGGCGACCTCGGCCACCGTCGTGGCCATGGAGTAAGTTAGGAACGATAAGAAGGCGTAAGAAATGAGGAGGGAGGCAGGCCCGCCCACGGCCAGAGCCTGGCCCGCGCCGATGAACAGGCCGGTGCCGAGTGTTGGGCCAACAGCCATGGCGGGCTATTGATCTGTAAAAATATGAAAGGGCAGCATGCCAAAGAATGCGATGctagaagaagaaagtaaAACAGACTAGGGGTGGGAACCCGCCCGCGAGGGTTTGGAGTAGTCGTTCCTGCCTCATATACGGATGTGGACGCAACACCGAAAACGCAACATCATTTGATGGGTATCTCAGAAAACGGGATGTAGTATGTGGCGGATACTCGTGGATCACACAAGCAACAAAGTTATACAGTAGCTGTCCTTCATGATACCGCCAATTCGGTCTCACTTTCAAGTCCAGCCACGCAAGATTTCATTGAGATGCCATGTCGGTCTCAGCATACTCAAGCCACTCCCCTGACAAGGACTTTTTCCAGAACCGAACaattccatcatcccccGACGAGATGAGAGAGTCGCCTTGCACCAAGTCAGATCGAGGTTCGTTGGACAGGGAAAAAACCACATTACTCACCAGCAAAAGAAAACTCCACCTGCCATACATCGAGGTGTTTGCTGTCCACACAGGCGATCTGCTTGCACGAGTGGCGGAACTGCGGATCTCCACTCGCCCGACGGCTAGACGTGGTTTTCGGCGCACGGTTTGCCAGCGCGGTTCCAATCCCGGACTGTGTCGTTGATCGAATCGATGGCGACTGCGTCCTGACTTCGGACTTTCGCCCGCTTGCGTTTTGCGAGCCATGGGTGTTGGCCGTGGTATACACTTCGAAGATGCGAACAAAGCCGTCCTTACCTCCGCTCGCAATGAGATCGTACCCACGCACGGAGCCATTTGCCCACGAAATGTCTCTAACAAGGCCCGTATGGCCATTCAACTCAATGGCATGATAGAACTGGCGGTTTGCGTCAGTGCGATAGACCTTGACCGTGTCCATCGCCGCCACGACAAGTGAAAGACTCTTCCGTTCCGATTCCGGCAGGAGTGTGTGCGTGATATCCGTGGGATCGTGATGAAATTGGACCCGGAAGCTGGTTTCCTCGCCGCGCTCAGGGGCGGCACACACGCGGAACTGGTCGATAGGTTGCCAGTCCGCAAGACTGTCCGGGCTGACGGGTTCCATGACCATTAAGTAGCCGTCTCGCGTAATCAGAGCCAGCCATGACTCTAGATCGATGTTGCGGAAATCCAGAGAAACAAACGGGTGTCTTTGCGGTGCGGTCATCCGAAAGATCGCCCTGAATCGCCGGCCTGAATTGGGCGGTTGTGTGACATCTTCCTGCCAGATTTTGAACTTCATGTCTTCCCCCACACTGCCGATATGCTGGCCTGTGAAGGGACCGTTCCATGCTGCCTAGACTCTAACTTTAGTAGATATCGCACATTTTGttattctttctttcttacaTCGCGAATCTCCGCGTCATGGGCTCGCCAGGTGTCTATCAGCTGCCATTGACCGTCCTTCAGATCCCATACTTTTATGCGATGATCTGATGACGCGGTGACGATACGGTTTCCGTAGAAATTGAACTTGGTCACCGTCACCAGATCCCGATGGCCAGCGTCAAAGTCGGCAAATCCGCCGGACATCGCTCCACTGCCTCCGTTGAGGTTCGGAGGGTGAGCTTTTTATGTTGGGACCTCGGGGAGAGCCAGGGCAGCTGGAGAGAGAATCGATGTATGGACCTGGATATTATTATGCAAGTGCAATCCAGACATGAATCCAGCGCCCGTTCGTGTGGAGTCGCTCATCGTTGCCGTAGATGGGCTGACCGCTTTCCATGGCGGTCAAGATAAACACCGGCAGAATAAGACATCTGTTATAGAATGAAGCCAGATTGCGAGTACAACAATGCTTCACAACAGCCAATCCTTTAAGGTGTGACCACAATCTCCTGGATTGGAAGTTGTTCACTCACCATGAACTCTTCTGGCTCACTTTCACGCACAGAAGCTTGGCGTCTACTGCTTCTCGTGGGGGCCAGTGGCGGCATCCTGGTAAACACGGTCCAGGGCGATGGCGCGCCCCTCGTGGCCTCGATTGCGTTGACCGGAATCGCCTTCGCCCTGGGGTTTAGCATGGTACGATGGCTTGGACCGGTGTTTCTGAAGGCTGGCCTGAAGGGGAAAGACATGGCCAAGCCCCGACGGCCTGAGATGTATGTATACAAGTTCTGGCAACGCATTGTGGATCACAGTATTGACTTGGGATGCCTAGACCAGAGACAATGGGAGCCGTCTGTGCAGTCGTATATCTGCTGTCGCTGATTGTTTTCATCCCATTTGCCTTTTACAAAGACATCGTCGCGGCAACATCCGGTGGAGGAAATCGCGATGTCGTCGTGGAAGTCCATCATGTTGAAACGGGCCGGTACCTTCACCGATTCCCGCATGGCAAGGTCAGTATCTCCTGCTTTCCATGGATTATTGGCTTGCTAATACTTTATGAACAGCTTGCTTCATACCTGTcgggtcttctttccctgcAATCTGTCGTCATCTTGGGGATTGGAGACGACCTGCTCGACATCCGCTGGAGACACAAAGTCCTGATCCCTGCATTCGCCTCTATTCCAATGCTGATCGTCTATTTCGTCGACTTCGGCGTCACGCAGGTGGTCGTTCCGGTACCGCTCCAACGCTACGTGGGGGACTTTGTTGATCTCGGATGGTTGTACTACATGTACATGGCCGCAGTGGCAATCTTCTGTCCCAATGCCATCAACATGCTGGCGGGTATCAACGGTATTGAAGTGGCTCAATCGCTCGTGATTGCGGTTTTGCTTCTTTTCAATGATGCCATGTACCTCGCGCCCGTCACGCCATACCCGCACCCGGCTACCGACTCACATCTGTTCTCGATCTATTTCCTGTTGCCATTCATTGGTGTGTCGGCTGCACTCCTGTGCCACAATTGGTATCCTTCCAAGGTGTTTGTAGGTGATACCTATTGCTACCTTGCTGGCATGGTGTTCGCCGTCGTGGGCATTCTTGGGCACTTCAGCAAAACCCTGCTGCTATTGTTCATCCCGCAAATTTTCAACTTCCTCTACTCGACACCGCAGCTATTCAAGATTATTCCGTGCCCTAGGCACCGACTGCCAAAATTTAATGCTGTGACCGGTCTGTTGGACACGTCTGTCACGGAGTGGCCCATCCCACCATCTCCACTGGTTGCCGCGGCACTACATCTTTTGCACAAACTCCGACTAGCGCGCATTACCACCAATGAAGATGGTGAGATTGTCGAGTCAACTAACCTCACAATTTTGAATCTCTGGCTTGTCTGGATGGGACCAATGAAAGAGAACCGACTAGCATGGCACATGGTGGTAGTCCAGACCGCGTGCGGCATTCTTGGCTTGCTCGTGCGACATCGCCTAGCGTTACTCGTGTTCCACCATGATAATAGGACGTTTGGGCTTGTTTAGAGACTTATGAAACTCCTGGATGAGTGTACTTTAGTCTACTGAACCCAACATGGACGTCTCGAAGAGTCTCTGGCCATATCTATACTATATCACCAAAATTACCCGAATCActtgcctttcttcttcacttgCCGTCAGTAGCCTCCCGCAGCCCGCGCGCCTCTCTATCCAGTTTCTTGTCGCCGAGACTTGTCCCTATCTCTCTGACGATGAGCCATGCGGGCAGAATGGCGACAGCCCACAGACCGAAGTTGAGATAGACATCTCCCACAGAAGCCATGATGCTGACGCTGCTCAAGCCATACTGTATACTTCTAGTtagcatcatcaacaacacTGacagaagaaacaagaagaacgtACGCTAACAGTCTGAGCGGCAGACTCGGTCCCTCGCAACAAACCAGCAATCCGAACAACTTCTTCGTGGTCGTCCGCCAGATTGCCCGCGAGGAAGAACCTATTCATCATCATATTAGCAAATTTCCATCTCGGCCGACGTTATGATAGGGTCCACATACAGAAACATATAGTTGAGCTGAAAACCAGCAACCCAGAACAAGAACAGGGCGAAGGCCTTTCCAAACCCGTCGTCGGTCCAGTCATAGACCGGACTTGTCTTCTGGAATTCTGTCGTCACGATCGATGCCCAGGTCCAGCACATTCCTTGCCAGGCGACGACAAAGACAAACGCAGACCGAGTCCTTGTTTTCAATGGAATCCTCTTGCTGTCGAGGAATGCACCGAGGAGGTTACCCGCTATCAAAGCAATTACGCCCGATAGAAAAGAGCCAAGTGCTCTCGCCCGCACCGTGAACCACAATCCCTCGTAGCTGAACATCACAGCCTCGGTATAGACCGCCTGACAGATAAACGGGATTATGAGCAAGAATTTCCGGCTGATCCAAAGCTTCGACATCTGCTTAATCTCGAACCAAGGGCTATTAGTGACCTGAAGCTGAACAGGGACCCCATCTTTCCGCTGAACCCTGGATGGTTTGTTCAGGAGCAGCCCGGCAAAAGGGCCCAGGGCCTGCAGCgcaatgaagatgaggtAGACGGTGTATGATACGCTGCCTTCTGTGCCGCGCTTGGCATTGATTCCCAGACTGATAATGCCACCCATGATTTGTCCCCCCACGCGGAAACTGAGCCAAAATCCCAAGAAACGTCCCTGGTTGTATGGCTCCGGGTAAGCGAGCGCGATGGCTGCCTCGGCCATCCAGAAGATTCCCGCAGATATGCCGCACAGCGCTGCGCCCAATATAACTAGCCATGTATCCCCGAATCGATTGTTGGTGTAGAGCCCGGCCGCGTACGGCGCGTACCCCATTGTGCCCACAATCAATGTCCATTTGATTCCAATGAGACGGACGACGATACTTGATAGGAAACAAGATACTACCATCAGACCGAAGGTTAATGCGTTTGCCGCGTTGACCAGGTAGggtttctcttctcctcctccgccgagTGAGTTCATGGCGCCCCAGATGCCGGGGGCCAGGAAGTTGCATAGTCCGAGGATAAGAGCATTGTAGAAGGTTGACCGGTACCATTTTACTAAACTGTCAGCCTTTTTTTAATTCTCGGGCGGTTCCAACTGCCAACTTACCTTCTCGCCGTCCGGCGCCCGCACCATCCAAAGAAGAACCGCCGTTCACCTCCTCATCACTTGGAGCAATGTTTTTTTCCGAGCTCGCCATATGGAAATTTCTTTTGACTTTGGCCCGATATGTATGTCTGATGTAGCACAAGCCTTACTTTTATTTCcgaacaaaacaaaaagaacCTGGCAACGTGGCTATGCAGTCTATATCATTAGCTGTTAGATGCTTTGACTTAACTCTAATCCATGACACGAAATGGCAACATCGGCAGTTTATCGGCTGCCTTCCCTGTTCTGGGCCTCTGACATTGATCGGCAAGATTCATCGTCAATGCTTAGATTTTGTCGTCGTTCTTGACCGCGATTACGTGCTCACACGGAGGTCAAGGCGGCACGAGTCAGAATGAATAGTCCGAGGATTTTTTGGATATTATTGTGTAGTTCTGCATCATATACCTTTCCCCTAAATTTAGATAGGCTCTGAGGCAAAGTGCTTGTTCTCAGAGCTGAGATGGATCTGGAATCTGGAGTTGTTGACAATTGTGGTTCCACGTTAGGGCTTTATTCTAAGAAATTCACAGGCTAGTTTAGTTTAGAACCCAACGACTGTATTGGCTAAAAGAATTGAGAAACATAAAAGAAGCGGAATATTCCGAGAAAAGAAACCTAGAGATGTAATCCCAGAATTCCTGGAAAAGTTGATCTGTCAATGCCACGCCCCAGCGTATGCGTACTCATAATTGCACCCCACTGCTGATGATCCAAACAAGCCACATCAAGAATGATGTACAATAAGATCTTTTGTTATCGCGGGACCTAAATGTTTCTGCAATCAGATGCATTCGGGATTTGGTTGTTTTAGTCAGGGTCGCGGCACACTCGAGCCAGTAGCACCTCAGGTCTCGTCATCACAGCCCCGGATCACACCAATCCCGGTCAATGACAGCCCCTTCACATTCGCCTTTCTGCTTTTGCTGACAAGTATTATGCGAGTTCTTCAAATCAAAAGCAGATTAATAAGCCTCAAGATCTCTGATTGTCAAGATTACTGTTTATTTAGTTTTCGCGTCTCACATCCCGAGTATATTCCTGTTTGAAGACACCATTCTCTTGGTAAGCTCCGCAATAAACGTCTAGGTATGATTCTGCTCATGATAAGATTTGATCTGCTGTTTTCTCTTCGAGTCTTCCAACGAAAGTTCATCATCACGCCATCCAGGCCCCGCCATGAGCAATGAGAATCACCCTGGCCACGCCCTAGACGCATCTGAACTTCTCAATGGCGCAACAGACGGACGATGTGCCCCCCACCTAGCCCGATTCTGCTAGATGGGTCTCGAAGCCAAACGCCGAGTGGAGGTGGCCCCAACCCTACGTGCTTCAGCGAAGGATTGATATCACTGCCCGCCCCTAGCCTGTGGCGAGGGCGCATTGCCTTATTATTATTTCTCTCGCCCGAGAAGCTGTCCTGCATTTGCAACCCGTCATAGATTATAGATATAGAAAGTGTTAGGGGGTTTCCTCTGTTGTGTTTACTGTTTTGTATTATGGCTCTACTAGTCCCACGCATCATGTCGACAACAACTTCTACGTACCTTCAGCTCCAGGAGAAGCCTACCACTTTTCATCGCGGGTTTTTTACGACAGAGGAACAGCGAAATTTTTCCGACTCAaaaccagaagagaagacTCCTGGGAGACAACTAGTCGAGACAAAGCAGAGGGTGTTGCTTCTAAAAGGAGTCCGCGAACAGTATACTTTGGTCAACGACCATGATATTCCCTCCGTCTCGAACCCAGGCGAGATACTTCTCAAGGTATGGCGGTTACTTTTCATGCAGACTATCATGTTCTAATATTTATCCATAGGTACTTGCAATCGGTCTGAACCCGATCGACTGGAAGGCTCCGTACGCAATCCCTAGACCGTTATCATTGCGATCTTTATTTGCTAATCGAATATCTGTAGAGCATTCAACTTTGGCATTCCCAGTCTGCCCTGGATCAACGGACGTGATCTGGCCGGGCAAGTGTTGCAAGTCCCCAGCGACAACTCACGTCTCCGGGTCGGCGACATTGTCCTCGTCCCATCAACAGATTACAGGGACATTCGCAAAGCTGCATTCCAAGAATATGCCATCACAACTCACTTCAATGCGGCACGGATTCCATCCACAACATCGATTCACGCCTCGGCCTCTGTGGGAGTTGCATTTGTCGCTGCTGCATTGGCCTTGGGTGTCTCGTTTGGAGTGGACTTTTCAACTATTTCACAGTCTCCAGGTCCTGACCTGGTCAAGGTCGTGAACCAACTCAAGCGAAATGATATCCCAGAAGACATTCGAGATGAATGTTTCTCTTCTACTCGGGAAACTGAACGGCCACAACGCGGCGAGTGGCTCGCGATCTGGGGTGGTATGTTGATTTTCGTTATTTTCAAATCTATTTCTACGCTGACTGGTATTCTTGAagcatcaacaacaactgGACTGGTTACTCTCCAGCTAGCCAAACTGGCTGGACTACGCGTTATCTGCATCGCCGATGCTGCGCGGTACGGCTCTAAGctcctcgccgccggtgcaGATGTCCTAGTTGATCGACAAGACCCTGATCGTGCCGTAGATGTCATTCGCGGCGTGACTGAAGGGAAACTGCGGTATGCAGTCGACACCGTGGGAAGAGACACCGCGACTCTACTTCAAAAGACCCTCGACCTCACAGGCCGTGCACACCTTCTGGGGCTGACCGGTCTGCCcaaggagagagacgagagaATCTGTTATCACACTGTTCCAATCAAACTCTTCCATGAGTCACCTACAGTGGGCGAGAGCCTGGTGTGTTGGCTGGAGAATCTATTACAATCAACCACACTCAAGTTGCCGGACATTGTTCAGGCCGACGGAGGACTGGAGGGCATCAATGCCGCTTTGGAGACGCTCCGGGATGGCTCGGTGTCTGGCAAGAGGATTGTAATGGATTTAGGTTCTTCT carries:
- a CDS encoding uncharacterized protein (ID:PFLUO_003931-T1.cds;~source:funannotate), producing the protein MNSSGSLSRTEAWRLLLLVGASGGILVNTVQGDGAPLVASIALTGIAFALGFSMVRWLGPVFLKAGLKGKDMAKPRRPEIPETMGAVCAVVYLLSLIVFIPFAFYKDIVAATSGGGNRDVVVEVHHVETGRYLHRFPHGKLASYLSGLLSLQSVVILGIGDDLLDIRWRHKVLIPAFASIPMLIVYFVDFGVTQVVVPVPLQRYVGDFVDLGWLYYMYMAAVAIFCPNAINMLAGINGIEVAQSLVIAVLLLFNDAMYLAPVTPYPHPATDSHLFSIYFLLPFIGVSAALLCHNWYPSKVFVGDTYCYLAGMVFAVVGILGHFSKTLLLLFIPQIFNFLYSTPQLFKIIPCPRHRLPKFNAVTGLLDTSVTEWPIPPSPLVAAALHLLHKLRLARITTNEDGEIVESTNLTILNLWLVWMGPMKENRLAWHMVVVQTACGILGLLVRHRLALLVFHHDNRTFGLV
- a CDS encoding uncharacterized protein (ID:PFLUO_003930-T1.cds;~source:funannotate), translating into MSGGFADFDAGHRDLVTVTKFNFYGNRIVTASSDHRIKVWDLKDGQWQLIDTWRAHDAEIRDAAWNGPFTGQHIGSVGEDMKFKIWQEDVTQPPNSGRRFRAIFRMTAPQRHPFVSLDFRNIDLESWLALITRDGYLMVMEPVSPDSLADWQPIDQFRVCAAPERGEETSFRVQFHHDPTDITHTLLPESERKSLSLVVAAMDTVKVYRTDANRQFYHAIELNGHTGLVRDISWANGSVRGYDLIASGGKDGFVRIFEVYTTANTHGSQNASGRKSEVRTQSPSIRSTTQSGIGTALANRAPKTTSSRRASGDPQFRHSCKQIACVDSKHLDVWQVEFSFAGDSLISSGDDGIVRFWKKSLSGEWLEYAETDMASQ
- a CDS encoding uncharacterized protein (ID:PFLUO_003932-T1.cds;~source:funannotate), whose translation is MASSEKNIAPSDEEVNGGSSLDGAGAGRREVKWYRSTFYNALILGLCNFLAPGIWGAMNSLGGGGEEKPYLVNAANALTFGLMVVSCFLSSIVVRLIGIKWTLIVGTMGYAPYAAGLYTNNRFGDTWLVILGAALCGISAGIFWMAEAAIALAYPEPYNQGRFLGFWLSFRVGGQIMGGIISLGINAKRGTEGSVSYTVYLIFIALQALGPFAGLLLNKPSRVQRKDGVPVQLQVTNSPWFEIKQMSKLWISRKFLLIIPFICQAVYTEAVMFSYEGLWFTVRARALGSFLSGVIALIAGNLLGAFLDSKRIPLKTRTRSAFVFVVAWQGMCWTWASIVTTEFQKTSPVYDWTDDGFGKAFALFLFWVAGFQLNYMFLFFLAGNLADDHEEVVRIAGLLRGTESAAQTVSYGLSSVSIMASVGDVYLNFGLWAVAILPAWLIVREIGTSLGDKKLDREARGLREATDGK
- a CDS encoding uncharacterized protein (ID:PFLUO_003933-T1.cds;~source:funannotate) — translated: MSTTTSTYLQLQEKPTTFHRGFFTTEEQRNFSDSKPEEKTPGRQLVETKQRVLLLKGVREQYTLVNDHDIPSVSNPGEILLKVLAIGLNPIDWKAPAFNFGIPSLPWINGRDLAGQVLQVPSDNSRLRVGDIVLVPSTDYRDIRKAAFQEYAITTHFNAARIPSTTSIHASASVGVAFVAAALALGVSFGVDFSTISQSPGPDLVKVVNQLKRNDIPEDIRDECFSSTRETERPQRGEWLAIWGAKLAGLRVICIADAARYGSKLLAAGADVLVDRQDPDRAVDVIRGVTEGKLRYAVDTVGRDTATLLQKTLDLTGRAHLLGLTGLPKERDERICYHTVPIKLFHESPTVGESLVCWLENLLQSTTLKLPDIVQADGGLEGINAALETLRDGSVSGKRIVMDLGSSRS
- a CDS encoding uncharacterized protein (ID:PFLUO_003929-T1.cds;~source:funannotate), yielding MAVGPTLGTGLFIGAGQALAVGGPASLLISYAFLSFLTYSMATTVAEVATHMPSEHGTMVTHGYLYMSSSMGFATAMLRWYSMAMLVPFQTTTAMVNLGVWQTGHNVVMRLGLITSIVVGTNFLPERFIKMSEVLFTRIKAGTIVAFLALSLSIGLGGASGHEQWGFKYWRDPGAMREYLAHGSLGRFLGLLQCLHHAAVAFTFTPELIVHRAENSELTEATKRTENGQAPQSSSIPSRTGADVLQTAFPYFLSAVAMGAMAPFNEPQLSNNGAGAGFSPFVIGLKTAQVNVLPMMATIAIFLSCVASGRSFLYQSSRILCAMSELGHAPQMLQSRNRWGVPWIAVTTSASFTGVAFLSAMSSSSVVFNWLLRFVTTSGYISWLSSCIVYRRFRQRMKRNEITPRHRFAIQPMATSLEFLPAPACLFSAG